The following are encoded together in the Pithys albifrons albifrons isolate INPA30051 chromosome 5, PitAlb_v1, whole genome shotgun sequence genome:
- the PANK2 gene encoding pantothenate kinase 2, mitochondrial isoform X1 — MEPPRSCGDGAEEERKPPPRRRGGGADAGPPQLRRRSSGGADGAAGPQPRERGGSVSRQRRDSVRKNRPLFPWFGLDIGGTLVKLVYFEPKDITAEEEEEEVENLKSIRKYLTSNVAYGSTGIRDVHLELRDLTLCGRKGNLHFIRFPTHDMPAFIQMGSEKHFSSLHTTLCATGGGAYKFEQDFLTMGDLELCKLDELDCLIKGVLYIDSVGFNGHSECYYFENPTDAERCQKLPFNLENPYPLLLVNIGSGVSILAVYSKENYKRVTGTSLGGGTFFGLCCLLTGCSTFEEALEMASHGDSTKVDKLVRDIYGGDYERFGLPGWAVASSFGNMMSKEKRESVSKEDLARATLITITNNIGSIARMCALNENINRVVFVGNFLRINTISMRLLAYALDYWSKGQQKALFLEHEGYFGAVGALLELLDSA; from the exons ATGGAGCCGCCGCGCAGCTGCGGAGATGGCGCCGAGGAGGAGAGGAAGCCGCCGCCGCGACGGCGGGGCGGTGGCGCGGACGCAGGGCCCCCTCAGCTGCGGCGGAGAAGCAGCGGCGGCGCGGATggcgcggcggggccgcagCCCCGGGAGCGCGGCGGGTCGGTGAGCCGGCAGCGGCGGGACTCGGTCCGCAAGAACCGCCCGC TCTTTCCCTGGTTTGGCTTGGACATCGGAGGGACCTTGGTGAAACTCGTTTATTTTGAACCCAAGGACATCACAGcggaggaggaagaggaagaagtggAAAACCTCAAAAGCATCCGCAAATACCTGACATCCAACGTAGCCTATGGCTCAACAGGCATTCGGGATGTGCACCTTGAGCTCAGGGACCTTACCCTGTGTGGACGTAAAGGCAATCTGCACTTTATACGCTTTCCTACCCATGACATGCCTGCTTTTATCCAAATGGGAAGCGAAAAGCACTTCTCGAGCCTCCATACTACCTTATGTGCCACGGGAGGTGGAGCATACAAATTTGAGCAGGACTTTCTCACA ATGGGTGACCTTGAGCTTTGTAAGCTCGATGAACTCGATTGCCTTATTAAGGGAGTGTTGTACATCGATTCCGTGGGATTCAATGGGCACTCTGAGTGTTACTATTTTGAGAACCCAACGGATGCTGAGAGGTGCCAGAAGCTCCCATTCAACCTGGAGAACCCATACCCTCTCCTCCTGGTGAACATTGGCTCAGGGGTCAGCATCCTGGCTGTCTACTCCAAAGAAAACTATAAGCGGGTGACGGGCACCAG CCTTGGAGGAGGGACGTTTTTTGGCCTCTGCTGCCTTCTGACAGGATGCTCCACATTCGAGGAGGCTCTGGAAATGGCATCCCACGGGGACAGCACCAAGGTGGACAAACTGGTGCGGGACATCTATGGAGGGGACTACGAGCGGTTCGGgttgccaggctgggctgtggcatCCAG CTTTGGAAACATGATGAGCAAGGAGAAGAGGGAATCTGTCAGCAAGGAGGACCTGGCCAGGGCCACCTTAATCACCATCACCAACAACATCGGCTCCATCGCGCGGATGTGTGCACTTAATGAG AACATCAACCGTGTGGTGTTCGTGGGCAACTTCCTTCGGATCAACACCATCTCCATGAGGCTCCTGGCCTATGCCCTGGACTACTGGTCAAAGGGACAGCAGAAAGCACTTTTCTTGGAACATGAG GGTTACTTCGGTGCGGTCGGTGCTCTCCTGGAACTCCTGGACTCAGCCTGA
- the PANK2 gene encoding pantothenate kinase 2, mitochondrial isoform X3, with protein MVMAFIQQSFLLPPLDFSSSQMLRSCLCPPCSCCLTSFFPWFGLDIGGTLVKLVYFEPKDITAEEEEEEVENLKSIRKYLTSNVAYGSTGIRDVHLELRDLTLCGRKGNLHFIRFPTHDMPAFIQMGSEKHFSSLHTTLCATGGGAYKFEQDFLTMGDLELCKLDELDCLIKGVLYIDSVGFNGHSECYYFENPTDAERCQKLPFNLENPYPLLLVNIGSGVSILAVYSKENYKRVTGTSLGGGTFFGLCCLLTGCSTFEEALEMASHGDSTKVDKLVRDIYGGDYERFGLPGWAVASSFGNMMSKEKRESVSKEDLARATLITITNNIGSIARMCALNENINRVVFVGNFLRINTISMRLLAYALDYWSKGQQKALFLEHEGYFGAVGALLELLDSA; from the exons ATGGTGATGGCATTCATCCAGCAGagcttcctccttcctcccttggATTTTTCTAGTTCTCAGATGTTGAGGAGCTGTCTCTGCCCTCCATGTTCCTGTTGTCTGACTTCCT TCTTTCCCTGGTTTGGCTTGGACATCGGAGGGACCTTGGTGAAACTCGTTTATTTTGAACCCAAGGACATCACAGcggaggaggaagaggaagaagtggAAAACCTCAAAAGCATCCGCAAATACCTGACATCCAACGTAGCCTATGGCTCAACAGGCATTCGGGATGTGCACCTTGAGCTCAGGGACCTTACCCTGTGTGGACGTAAAGGCAATCTGCACTTTATACGCTTTCCTACCCATGACATGCCTGCTTTTATCCAAATGGGAAGCGAAAAGCACTTCTCGAGCCTCCATACTACCTTATGTGCCACGGGAGGTGGAGCATACAAATTTGAGCAGGACTTTCTCACA ATGGGTGACCTTGAGCTTTGTAAGCTCGATGAACTCGATTGCCTTATTAAGGGAGTGTTGTACATCGATTCCGTGGGATTCAATGGGCACTCTGAGTGTTACTATTTTGAGAACCCAACGGATGCTGAGAGGTGCCAGAAGCTCCCATTCAACCTGGAGAACCCATACCCTCTCCTCCTGGTGAACATTGGCTCAGGGGTCAGCATCCTGGCTGTCTACTCCAAAGAAAACTATAAGCGGGTGACGGGCACCAG CCTTGGAGGAGGGACGTTTTTTGGCCTCTGCTGCCTTCTGACAGGATGCTCCACATTCGAGGAGGCTCTGGAAATGGCATCCCACGGGGACAGCACCAAGGTGGACAAACTGGTGCGGGACATCTATGGAGGGGACTACGAGCGGTTCGGgttgccaggctgggctgtggcatCCAG CTTTGGAAACATGATGAGCAAGGAGAAGAGGGAATCTGTCAGCAAGGAGGACCTGGCCAGGGCCACCTTAATCACCATCACCAACAACATCGGCTCCATCGCGCGGATGTGTGCACTTAATGAG AACATCAACCGTGTGGTGTTCGTGGGCAACTTCCTTCGGATCAACACCATCTCCATGAGGCTCCTGGCCTATGCCCTGGACTACTGGTCAAAGGGACAGCAGAAAGCACTTTTCTTGGAACATGAG GGTTACTTCGGTGCGGTCGGTGCTCTCCTGGAACTCCTGGACTCAGCCTGA
- the PANK2 gene encoding pantothenate kinase 2, mitochondrial isoform X2: MAQQAFGMCTLSSGTLPCVDVKMGDLELCKLDELDCLIKGVLYIDSVGFNGHSECYYFENPTDAERCQKLPFNLENPYPLLLVNIGSGVSILAVYSKENYKRVTGTSLGGGTFFGLCCLLTGCSTFEEALEMASHGDSTKVDKLVRDIYGGDYERFGLPGWAVASSFGNMMSKEKRESVSKEDLARATLITITNNIGSIARMCALNENINRVVFVGNFLRINTISMRLLAYALDYWSKGQQKALFLEHEGYFGAVGALLELLDSA, translated from the exons ATGGCTCAACAGGCATTCGGGATGTGCACCTTGAGCTCAGGGACCTTACCCTGTGTGGACGTAAAG ATGGGTGACCTTGAGCTTTGTAAGCTCGATGAACTCGATTGCCTTATTAAGGGAGTGTTGTACATCGATTCCGTGGGATTCAATGGGCACTCTGAGTGTTACTATTTTGAGAACCCAACGGATGCTGAGAGGTGCCAGAAGCTCCCATTCAACCTGGAGAACCCATACCCTCTCCTCCTGGTGAACATTGGCTCAGGGGTCAGCATCCTGGCTGTCTACTCCAAAGAAAACTATAAGCGGGTGACGGGCACCAG CCTTGGAGGAGGGACGTTTTTTGGCCTCTGCTGCCTTCTGACAGGATGCTCCACATTCGAGGAGGCTCTGGAAATGGCATCCCACGGGGACAGCACCAAGGTGGACAAACTGGTGCGGGACATCTATGGAGGGGACTACGAGCGGTTCGGgttgccaggctgggctgtggcatCCAG CTTTGGAAACATGATGAGCAAGGAGAAGAGGGAATCTGTCAGCAAGGAGGACCTGGCCAGGGCCACCTTAATCACCATCACCAACAACATCGGCTCCATCGCGCGGATGTGTGCACTTAATGAG AACATCAACCGTGTGGTGTTCGTGGGCAACTTCCTTCGGATCAACACCATCTCCATGAGGCTCCTGGCCTATGCCCTGGACTACTGGTCAAAGGGACAGCAGAAAGCACTTTTCTTGGAACATGAG GGTTACTTCGGTGCGGTCGGTGCTCTCCTGGAACTCCTGGACTCAGCCTGA
- the MAVS gene encoding mitochondrial antiviral-signaling protein isoform X1, protein MGLAEEKVYSHIMRNLRRFGTIHVASLADSLTCLVDSDRDELHAREEMRGSQATVFKFYQLLRCRKDWVMDLIQALRHNNAGHLADEVQEVYDTWKPRPSAPTTTSSLPSNARPATSSTGAQTPSPQPSPAPGAPMAEQPRQDLSLDDHLPVSQGAATTMSMDLEARGPVQESLPKKLEQESPQPTPPGSMVDGGVSNGHGREGHLSHPTEAMQGSVGTPEVASVAVPSAVSPEQGRDWLSRRPVCVDNGCFGNANHLHRGTPGLALGRAPASREPSVTHSPEQPRNEPEEDSDVSMELPPRLGAHGVGLQPPNSLPKKQPMPSSEPPSSFVDVRSPLLIQEQFDVEKKQDRMQQEHRADGDTSMKTTTPGATPVPRGTGPSCDTSVKSPVPEEKLPVGSRAVPMKEKVFPASSDPLLGTGVVGSSEGTPGRSASRVSSGTSVWTSFSDTEQDVEFSMPDVLVSTAPGSPEVASKYPNSQVPSNPNSTASSSLGLSSDPILVSTDTSRSGGAFPRVSSGCLAPAARADPGEEEAAGASRNSRPALSWDSTSVGTHEVHVNHHLSVQLGAGNDGVGPLGSSPIFDSSGGHGAATSSSQARVPAGDSNGPSLSYVLPAVGIAVISAVAFLVYARHQK, encoded by the exons ATGGGTTTGGCCGAAGAAAAAGTGTACAGCCACATTATGAGGAACCTCAGGCGCTTTGGGACTATCCATGTGGCGTCACTGGCTGATTCGCTGACCTGCCTGGTCGATTCCGACAGA GATGAACTCCACGCCCGGGAGGAGATGCGGGGCAGCCAGGCCACCGTCTTTAAGTTCTACCAGCTCCTGAGGTGCCGGAAGGACTGGGTGATGGATCTCATCCAGGCCCTGCGCCACAACAATGCAGGACACTTGGCTGACGAGGTGCAGGAGGTGTATGACACCTGGAAACCCC GTCCATCAGCTCCCACCACTacctcctcccttcccagcaATGCCCgtcctgccacctcctccacTGGTGCCCAGACACCGTCCCCACAGCCCAGTCCTGCTCCAGGAGCCCCGATGGCTGAGCAACCACGCCAAGACCTGTCGCTTGATGACCACCTACCTGTCTCACAGGGTGCTGCCACCACCATGAGCATGGATCTGGAGGCCAGAGGCCCGGTGCAGGAATCG CTCCCCAAAAAACTGGAGCAAGAGAGTCCCCAGCCAACTCCACCTGGGAGCATGGTCGATGGTGGAGTAAGCAATGGGCACGGCAGAGAGGGGCACCTCTCACACCCCACTGAGGCCATGCAGGGGTCGGTGGGGACCCCAGAAGTGGCCAGTGTGGCCGTGCCATCGGCTGTGTCCCCGGAGCAGGGTCGGGATTGGCTGAGCCGCCGGCCGGTGTGTGTGGACAACGGGTGTTTTGGGAATGCCAACCACCTGCACCGCGGCACGCCGGgcctggctctgggcagggctcctGCGTCGAGGGAGCCAAGCGTCACTCACAGCCCCGAGCAGCCCCGGAACGAGCCGGAAGAGGATTCGGATGTCTCCATGGAGCTTCCCCCAAGGCTGGGGGCTCAtggtgtggggctgcagcccccaaaCTCGCTGCCAAAAAAGCAGCCTATGCCAAGCTCTGAGCCCCCGAGCAGCTTTGTGGATGTGCGCAGCCCCCTCCTCATACAGGAGCAGTTTGATGTGGAGAAGAAGCAGGACAGGATGCAGCAAGAGCACAGAGCAGATGGAG ACACTTCCATGAAAACAACCACCCCGGGTGCTACCCCTGTGCCCAGAGGCACTGGCCCATCCTGTGACACCTCTGTGAAGTCTCCTGTTCCAGAGGAGAAACTGCCTGTTGGGAGTAGGGCTGTGCCAATGAAGGAGAAA GTGTTCCCGGCCTCGTCAGACCCTCTCCTGGGCACAGGTGTGGTGGGAAGCTCCGAGGGCACGCCTGGAAGATCGGCCTCCCGGGTGAGCTCTGGCACGAGCGTCTGGACATCGTTCAGTGACACAGAGCAGGATGTGGAGTTCAGCATGCCAGATGTCCTCGTCTCTACGGCTCCAGGGAGCCCGGAGGTGGCCAGCAAATACCCAAACTCTCAAGTGCCCAGCAACCCCAATTCCACAGCCTCCAGTAGCCTCGGCCTCAGCAGCGACCCAATCCTGGTGAGCACGGATACCTCGAGATCAGGAGGAGCATTCCCCAGAGTCTCCTCAGGATGCCTGGCTCCAGCAGCTCGAGCAGaccctggggaagaggaggcagctggagcAAGCAGAAACTCCCgtcctgctctgagctgggacAGCACCTCCGTGGGCACCCATGAGGTCCATGTGAATCATCACCTCAGCGTCCAGCTCGGGGCTGGCAATGATGGAGTCGGCCCCCTTGGAAGCTCTCCGATTTTTGATTCCAGCGGTGGCCATGGCGCTGCCACCAGCTCGTCTCAGGCCAGAGTCCCTGCAGGGGACAGCAACGGCCCATCCCTGTCGTACGTCCTGCCAGCCGTGGGCATCGCCGTCATCTCTGCCGTGGCATTCCTGGTGTATGCGCGGCACCAGAAATAG
- the MAVS gene encoding mitochondrial antiviral-signaling protein isoform X2, with amino-acid sequence MRGSQATVFKFYQLLRCRKDWVMDLIQALRHNNAGHLADEVQEVYDTWKPRPSAPTTTSSLPSNARPATSSTGAQTPSPQPSPAPGAPMAEQPRQDLSLDDHLPVSQGAATTMSMDLEARGPVQESLPKKLEQESPQPTPPGSMVDGGVSNGHGREGHLSHPTEAMQGSVGTPEVASVAVPSAVSPEQGRDWLSRRPVCVDNGCFGNANHLHRGTPGLALGRAPASREPSVTHSPEQPRNEPEEDSDVSMELPPRLGAHGVGLQPPNSLPKKQPMPSSEPPSSFVDVRSPLLIQEQFDVEKKQDRMQQEHRADGDTSMKTTTPGATPVPRGTGPSCDTSVKSPVPEEKLPVGSRAVPMKEKVFPASSDPLLGTGVVGSSEGTPGRSASRVSSGTSVWTSFSDTEQDVEFSMPDVLVSTAPGSPEVASKYPNSQVPSNPNSTASSSLGLSSDPILVSTDTSRSGGAFPRVSSGCLAPAARADPGEEEAAGASRNSRPALSWDSTSVGTHEVHVNHHLSVQLGAGNDGVGPLGSSPIFDSSGGHGAATSSSQARVPAGDSNGPSLSYVLPAVGIAVISAVAFLVYARHQK; translated from the exons ATGCGGGGCAGCCAGGCCACCGTCTTTAAGTTCTACCAGCTCCTGAGGTGCCGGAAGGACTGGGTGATGGATCTCATCCAGGCCCTGCGCCACAACAATGCAGGACACTTGGCTGACGAGGTGCAGGAGGTGTATGACACCTGGAAACCCC GTCCATCAGCTCCCACCACTacctcctcccttcccagcaATGCCCgtcctgccacctcctccacTGGTGCCCAGACACCGTCCCCACAGCCCAGTCCTGCTCCAGGAGCCCCGATGGCTGAGCAACCACGCCAAGACCTGTCGCTTGATGACCACCTACCTGTCTCACAGGGTGCTGCCACCACCATGAGCATGGATCTGGAGGCCAGAGGCCCGGTGCAGGAATCG CTCCCCAAAAAACTGGAGCAAGAGAGTCCCCAGCCAACTCCACCTGGGAGCATGGTCGATGGTGGAGTAAGCAATGGGCACGGCAGAGAGGGGCACCTCTCACACCCCACTGAGGCCATGCAGGGGTCGGTGGGGACCCCAGAAGTGGCCAGTGTGGCCGTGCCATCGGCTGTGTCCCCGGAGCAGGGTCGGGATTGGCTGAGCCGCCGGCCGGTGTGTGTGGACAACGGGTGTTTTGGGAATGCCAACCACCTGCACCGCGGCACGCCGGgcctggctctgggcagggctcctGCGTCGAGGGAGCCAAGCGTCACTCACAGCCCCGAGCAGCCCCGGAACGAGCCGGAAGAGGATTCGGATGTCTCCATGGAGCTTCCCCCAAGGCTGGGGGCTCAtggtgtggggctgcagcccccaaaCTCGCTGCCAAAAAAGCAGCCTATGCCAAGCTCTGAGCCCCCGAGCAGCTTTGTGGATGTGCGCAGCCCCCTCCTCATACAGGAGCAGTTTGATGTGGAGAAGAAGCAGGACAGGATGCAGCAAGAGCACAGAGCAGATGGAG ACACTTCCATGAAAACAACCACCCCGGGTGCTACCCCTGTGCCCAGAGGCACTGGCCCATCCTGTGACACCTCTGTGAAGTCTCCTGTTCCAGAGGAGAAACTGCCTGTTGGGAGTAGGGCTGTGCCAATGAAGGAGAAA GTGTTCCCGGCCTCGTCAGACCCTCTCCTGGGCACAGGTGTGGTGGGAAGCTCCGAGGGCACGCCTGGAAGATCGGCCTCCCGGGTGAGCTCTGGCACGAGCGTCTGGACATCGTTCAGTGACACAGAGCAGGATGTGGAGTTCAGCATGCCAGATGTCCTCGTCTCTACGGCTCCAGGGAGCCCGGAGGTGGCCAGCAAATACCCAAACTCTCAAGTGCCCAGCAACCCCAATTCCACAGCCTCCAGTAGCCTCGGCCTCAGCAGCGACCCAATCCTGGTGAGCACGGATACCTCGAGATCAGGAGGAGCATTCCCCAGAGTCTCCTCAGGATGCCTGGCTCCAGCAGCTCGAGCAGaccctggggaagaggaggcagctggagcAAGCAGAAACTCCCgtcctgctctgagctgggacAGCACCTCCGTGGGCACCCATGAGGTCCATGTGAATCATCACCTCAGCGTCCAGCTCGGGGCTGGCAATGATGGAGTCGGCCCCCTTGGAAGCTCTCCGATTTTTGATTCCAGCGGTGGCCATGGCGCTGCCACCAGCTCGTCTCAGGCCAGAGTCCCTGCAGGGGACAGCAACGGCCCATCCCTGTCGTACGTCCTGCCAGCCGTGGGCATCGCCGTCATCTCTGCCGTGGCATTCCTGGTGTATGCGCGGCACCAGAAATAG